In a single window of the Actinomycetes bacterium genome:
- a CDS encoding sigma-70 family RNA polymerase sigma factor, with protein MMSGEEVSALLARAAAGDQAAWDALVDGFASLLWAVARAHRLDDADCADAVQTAWLRLLENLERITEPDRLGAWLSTTVRRECLRVIRRSGREYVADADHLTAIPEPRAPEMGARLMLAERDAALWAAFERIPDRCRRLLRVLLADPAPSYQDVSAALEMPIGSIGPTRQRCLERLRRFAEANDMLSLDNLGGAST; from the coding sequence ATGATGTCCGGCGAGGAGGTCTCGGCGCTGCTCGCGCGAGCCGCCGCGGGGGACCAGGCCGCGTGGGACGCCCTGGTGGACGGCTTCGCCAGCCTGCTCTGGGCCGTCGCCCGCGCGCACCGGCTCGACGACGCCGACTGCGCCGACGCGGTCCAGACCGCCTGGCTTCGCCTCCTGGAGAACCTCGAGCGGATCACCGAGCCCGACCGCCTGGGCGCCTGGCTGTCCACCACCGTGCGCCGGGAGTGCCTGCGCGTGATCCGGCGATCGGGGCGCGAGTACGTCGCCGACGCCGACCACCTCACGGCCATCCCCGAGCCCCGGGCCCCCGAGATGGGGGCCCGGCTCATGCTCGCCGAGCGAGACGCCGCGCTGTGGGCCGCCTTCGAGCGCATCCCCGACCGCTGCCGGCGCCTGCTTCGGGTGCTCCTGGCGGACCCGGCGCCGTCCTATCAGGACGTGTCCGCCGCTCTTGAGATGCCGATCGGCAGCATCGGGCCCACGCGCCAGCGCTGCCTGGAACGCCTTCGCCGCTTCGCGGAGGCCAACGACATGCTGTCGCTGGACAACCTGGGGGGTGCCTCGACATGA